Within the Nanoarchaeota archaeon genome, the region GCAATAATGCAGAACTCTGGCAAAATCTCTCTTTTGCAGATGGATGGTGACATAACTCCTGCAGAAATTTCAGAGGCTCTTGAACTTGGAAAAAAGGTCTGCGCAGAAATCTGCCAAAAGCAGAAAGAAGCCCTGAAAAAGAAATACGATGTAAACGAATAATTGGGGAGGTTTTAACCCAAAACATATTGTGAATGGTTAAAAATCTTGAAATTGATTTGTATAACGAGCCAATTTCAAGCTTTTCAAACCAAAGATAATAAAAATGGTTAATGGAGATGTTTGAAAATGATAACAAAAATTACAAGCAATTATGTAATTAATCTGATAAAAAATGGAAAGCGATTTGACAAGCGAAAGCTTGACGAGATGCGCGACTTAAAAATCGAATACGATATTTCAAGAAACGCCGAAGGCTCAGCAAAAGTAACGCTCGGAAAGACAGTAATCATAGCAGGCGTTAAGCTCGGGCTATCGACACCATATCCGGATTCACCTGATAAAGGAGTTCTTACGACATCTGCGGAATTCCTCACAATTGCAGCGCCCGAATTCGAACCGGGGCTTCCTGGCGAAGAAGCTGTTGAACTCGCGCGAGTCGTTGACAGAGGCATCCGTGAAGGCCATGCAATTGATCTTGGCAAGCTCTGCATAAAGGAAAAAGTAAAGGTCTGGATGGTCTTCCTTGATATAATGGTAATAAACCATGATGGAAATCTAATAGATGCTGCAGGCATTGCGGCTCTTGCTGCGCTGACGCATGCAAAAATGCCGAACCTCATTGTTGATGGCGAAGAATACACTACAAACAGGGATAATATGACCGAGCCAGTTCCTTTGCAGGATCTTCCGATACCGGTCACAATCCGAAAAAACGGAGGCGCGCACATTGTTGACACAACAGCTATTGAAGAAAACGCAATTCATGGAAGGATTACAGTCACCACAAAAGCCAATGGCAACATATGCGCAATGCAGCAGGGCGGAGCAAACGCTTTCACAATTGAAGAAATCAATAGCATTGTCGCGATGTCGCAGAAAATTGGAGAGGAGATTAGGAAAGAGCATTTTCATCCATCAAAACATAAATTGGGATGAAAAGCCTAGAGCGAACGAAGTGAAGCGAAAGGATTTTGGGCATGTGAAGCATCATAAGGGCTGAAATTATTTCCTTAGTTATTGAGAATTTTGAATCATCTGTAAAGTTTATTAGATTGGAAAGCAGCTTATAGTAATTATTGAGTGGTGAAGAGAACATAGGTTTATAAATCTTAACGCGCCATCAAATAATATGCCTGAAAATTCCGGATATCTATATGTTCTAGAAGAATGCCTAAAACGCAAAGTTCCAAAAGGAGAGTATATTGATTCTTGCGATATCCTATTTAATACTGCTCGGGCAAATACATTCGAAATCGGTAATCTAGATACACCACGTCAAGTCCGTTCAGTATTAGCTGCGTTTATGGAACATTACCATTATTTTGTTAAGAGTGTAACGATAACATCCAATCCCGAAAAAAAAGGAGCTACTGTTATTTTAGAAGTTCCTGAAGACAAACAATATGAATTCGTTAAAGTATTGGATGCAATATATTCTGGAGTTAAAAACGAAGTTAAGGAAGCTGAAGCAGTTCTTGAGAACGCAAAAAAGAATCTTTAAATTTTTTTTCACGCAGCATCCTTCACTTCAATCCCGTTCTTTATCGCTTCGCTGACTATGGATATCTTTTTTGCGCGCTCTTTAAACTCCTCAGGAGTAAAGCAAAGAAAATCTGCAGGATAATTCAAATTCCAGTAGTCGTACATTCTCGCACCCCGCTCGATAAAGTCCAGCTTTCTGAATTTCGGGCTCACAATAATCAAATCTATATCGCTCCACTTATGCGGCTTTTTTGAACCATTCGCCAATTTCTTTGGGTTCAAATCCTTTCGCAACTTTGTTGCTATAGGCTTTTTCAGCTTTGCTGAAAAAAGCTTCGAGCGCGAGCGAGATGATCCTGCGGCGCGGCTGCCTTGCGCTCCATTCTGGATTTTTTCGGCAAAACCATGAGCGAAGAGGAAATACTGCTTTCTGCCGGAGGGTTTTACAACAGCGAAGGATATTATGGCATGCTTTCGATTCGCGCGGCAGTCATACTTCATAAAATGGGATTTGAAACCCACATACGCACATACAACACAGAAATTCTTAAGCCGGAATGGTCAACTATCGGCAACATTGCATTGATTAAACGCCTTGAAGCGTTGAATAAAAAGCTTGTAAAGGAAAAAAGAAAGGCAAACGTAACTGTAGTTGACTCCATGCTTTATCTTCTAAAGAACGGGCAGGACTTGAAAATCAAGTTTCCTGAAACAAAAGACATAATACAATTTCTTGAAAGGAAAATTCCTGTCTTGATTTCGGTATGGGCAAAAACAATTTATGGAAATTCAGACACCCTTGCAACTGGCGGCCATTATCTTGTTGTAATTGGATACGACGGCAAAAATTTCATAGTGCTGGATCCGTATAACGGGAAAGAGCGCAAAATTGACGAATCACTCCTGCTTCTTGCGTGGTGCAACAATGCGCTTAATTCAACGGATTTTCTTCTTGCAATAAAGCCAAAAAAGAGGGCGCGGCGTTGATTACTGATAATTATAACAGTAATTCAGTAGCTTTTTGCCATAAAACAAAACCTTATATAGAACCTTTTACAATATAGAAACTATGCGCGTCATCTCAGTAGCTTCTGGAAAGGGCGGTGTCGGAAAAACAACAGCGGTTGCGAATATTGGAATAATCCTTGCGTCAAAATACAAGAAGAACGTAATCCTGGTGGATTGCAATATCACAACGCCGCACCTCGCACTCTACATGGGAATAGACCATCATCCGGTTACTTTGAATCATGTTCTTAAAGGAAAAGCCCGCGTTTCAGACGCAGTATATCCGCACCACAGCGGCGCGAAAATCATACCGTCATCACTCTCATTAAAAGATCTTGATGGCGTTGATGTAGCGAACATGAAACAGGTAATAAATAAGATAAAAAAAGCATATCCTGAAACCGATTTTCTGATAATTGACTGCGCGCCCGGGCTTGGCAGGGAAGCAATGGCAGGAATACGATCAAGCGAAGAGATACTTTACATCACAACACCTTATTTTCCAATAGTTGTTGATATGGTCAAATGCAACCAAGTTGCAAGCGAATTAGGCCTTAAAAAAATCGGTGCTGTAGTAAACATGAAAAAGAATAACAAGCACGAACTTTCAGATATGGAAATTGAACACATCTCAGAAATATCCATTATCGGATCTGTGCCGCATCATCACGATGTTCTAAAGAGCCTTCATAAGAGAATTCCTGTTTCAATCCATTCACCTCGTTCTATCGCCAGCCTTGAATTTGACCGAATAGCTGCAAAAATCGCCGGAGAAAAAGTTCCTACCGGAGGCTTTTTAGGGCTGGTGCTGAGGATATTCGAACAGAATTAATTAAAAATGAGGATGCGTGAAATGACTGATGAAACTGCTCCACAACCAACTCCTTCACCAAACGACAAAGAAAAGGAAATCCAGCAGCTAATAACTGAAAAAAAGGCGCTTGAGGAAAAAAACAAGCGTCTTGCATCAATTCTTGAAATTACTGCAAAAAATGTTTCTAAGCTCAAAGCACAGGAAGGTGCCGAGAACAAAACGGGTGCGAACCTAACAAATGATGTGATATCTCAAGTAGCTTCGATAAAAAAAGAGATAGGCACTCTTGAGCGCAAAATAGAAAAATCGAAAGCAGCGCAGAGTTCGGAGCAGCTTAATGCAGTTATCGAAGAAATTAAAACGCGGTTTGAAAAAGTTGATGAACGATTGAACATTCTTGATAAGGTAATTACGCTTGAGAAAAAACTTGGAGAAATTGAAGACTCAATAACGCTCCGCAAAAAAAGCAGCTCCAATCTTTTTGGAGGCCTTGGAACAATAGGCGGCGCAAGCCCTGAAACCGAAAACATTGAAGAGATTGAAAACGCAACAGACGATTTTGGCAAACTTGATGAAATAAATCTGAAGATTGATGCAATCATGAAAAAACTGGAAAATCTGCCGGCCGGGGAAAAGCGTTCGCTTTCAGACAGCCTGAAAAAAATGATTTCTTTAGGAGGAACTTCTGAAAAAAAGAAGCAGGATATTCTTGAAGTAAAGCAAAAAATGAGTGAAGACGACAATCCGGATACCGGCGATGTTTCAGGAATATCTTTTCGAAAAATAGATAATTTACATGACTCTGAAGAAGAGAATAATGAGGTTTCATTCAAGTCCAACATCAAAGGAATAGAATCTTTGGAAGGTATGAAGCTCAAGGTTCATACCCCGGAACATTTTTCAGACTTCAAAAAAATACCTGAAGATATACGAAGCGGGCACGTAGTTCTTTTGAATGTGAAACCGCTTAAAGAAGAAAACATTAGCGAGCTAAGGCATTTTGTCGAAAAAATAAAAAGGATTTCCGACGGGATAAGCTCAAAAATAATGGGCATCGGAGAGCACCATATAATAATACTTCCAAAAAAAATAGGCGTGCATCACGATTCTGATAACGCGCAGTAGCTGTGTTTTCCTTAAGAATATTTTTACTGGTAGTTATAGCAGTAATTTCAGAAAAATTCGTTTTTTGATGCATCTTCAGGCATGTTTACGGGCCTTTCATGCAGTTTCTGGACGTCAGAATGGAGAAGGACTATTTCGCGCATAAAAACATCGGCATTGTATTTCCTAAGGAACTTCATAACTTCTTCAGAATCATCCAAACAGACAATTATCAACCCCCTTAAAAGGTTGATGTGCCTGAATTTTGATATGAATCCGGACCGTTCATAACAATACTTACCTTTATTCGACTTATCAGTATAACCGTAAAATTCGCGGCAAAAACGGTTTATTGACGAATGCGAATTAGTATGCGATATCTTGAAAGCAATAAGCGCTCCTGTGTGCGTTTCTATCACCTCGGAAAATTTCCCGAAAAAAGATACTAATACTTATGTTCAGTAACGTATATATACTTTCAGCATATTTCTGCGGCATTATGTTAAAAATACGATATGCTTCGAACTTAAATGCCCGAAACAGTAAAAATATGCGGCTAATTTTCGTGTGACCGAAACCTT harbors:
- the sepF gene encoding cell division protein SepF; amino-acid sequence: MTDETAPQPTPSPNDKEKEIQQLITEKKALEEKNKRLASILEITAKNVSKLKAQEGAENKTGANLTNDVISQVASIKKEIGTLERKIEKSKAAQSSEQLNAVIEEIKTRFEKVDERLNILDKVITLEKKLGEIEDSITLRKKSSSNLFGGLGTIGGASPETENIEEIENATDDFGKLDEINLKIDAIMKKLENLPAGEKRSLSDSLKKMISLGGTSEKKKQDILEVKQKMSEDDNPDTGDVSGISFRKIDNLHDSEEENNEVSFKSNIKGIESLEGMKLKVHTPEHFSDFKKIPEDIRSGHVVLLNVKPLKEENISELRHFVEKIKRISDGISSKIMGIGEHHIIILPKKIGVHHDSDNAQ
- a CDS encoding nucleotidyltransferase domain-containing protein, with translation MNPKKLANGSKKPHKWSDIDLIIVSPKFRKLDFIERGARMYDYWNLNYPADFLCFTPEEFKERAKKISIVSEAIKNGIEVKDAA
- a CDS encoding C39 family peptidase, whose translation is MSEEEILLSAGGFYNSEGYYGMLSIRAAVILHKMGFETHIRTYNTEILKPEWSTIGNIALIKRLEALNKKLVKEKRKANVTVVDSMLYLLKNGQDLKIKFPETKDIIQFLERKIPVLISVWAKTIYGNSDTLATGGHYLVVIGYDGKNFIVLDPYNGKERKIDESLLLLAWCNNALNSTDFLLAIKPKKRARR
- the minD gene encoding cell division ATPase MinD, which encodes MRVISVASGKGGVGKTTAVANIGIILASKYKKNVILVDCNITTPHLALYMGIDHHPVTLNHVLKGKARVSDAVYPHHSGAKIIPSSLSLKDLDGVDVANMKQVINKIKKAYPETDFLIIDCAPGLGREAMAGIRSSEEILYITTPYFPIVVDMVKCNQVASELGLKKIGAVVNMKKNNKHELSDMEIEHISEISIIGSVPHHHDVLKSLHKRIPVSIHSPRSIASLEFDRIAAKIAGEKVPTGGFLGLVLRIFEQN
- a CDS encoding exosome complex protein Rrp42, with product MITKITSNYVINLIKNGKRFDKRKLDEMRDLKIEYDISRNAEGSAKVTLGKTVIIAGVKLGLSTPYPDSPDKGVLTTSAEFLTIAAPEFEPGLPGEEAVELARVVDRGIREGHAIDLGKLCIKEKVKVWMVFLDIMVINHDGNLIDAAGIAALAALTHAKMPNLIVDGEEYTTNRDNMTEPVPLQDLPIPVTIRKNGGAHIVDTTAIEENAIHGRITVTTKANGNICAMQQGGANAFTIEEINSIVAMSQKIGEEIRKEHFHPSKHKLG